AGGGTGGTTGATTTTGTATCACGGTGCAACGGAAGAAAATCGTTATGTGATGGGCGCTGCACTACTTGACTTAGCTGACCCAACGATTGTCCTAAAAAGAACGACTACACCAATTTTGGAGCCAGAAGCGGATTATGAAAAAAATGGTTTCTTCGGAGATGTTGTTTTTGCTTGTGGAGCAATTCAAGAAGGCGACACACTGCATATGTATTACGGCGTAGCAGATACCTCGATGGCTGGTTGTGATCTGAAAATAAGCGAGATTTTGCGCCAGTTAGAAGTGGAAAGTAAATGACTTGGCAAAACTATTTGAAAGATTGGCAGGAAGCTGACTTATCAGACGACTGGAAAGCGGAATTAAAGCAAGTGGAAGCAGAACAGGATCGCTTTGAAGGCTACTTAACTTTTGGAACTGGTGGTATGCGTGGGAAAATGGGCATTGGTTCTAAACGAATGAACATTTTTACTATTAGAAGAGTGGCTCGGGCACTTGGTGAATATGTCGTGGCAAACGGAGGCGCAGAAAGTGGTGTTGCCATTGCTTATGACTCGAGAAATAATTCGAGCTTGTTTGCAAGAGAGACAGCGAAGGTTCTCTCGGCGCTAAGTGTGCGCGTCTATCTTTCCAATACGATTCGACCAACTCCGGCATTATCATTTTGCGTGCGAGAAAAAGCTGCATTTGCTGGCGTCGTTATTACCGCAAGCCACAATCCATCTATTTATAATGGCTTTAAAGTATATGATAAAAATGGCTGTCAAATAACTTTAGACACTGCTGAAGAAATTGCAACGTACCTAGAGCGGATAACGAATATTTTTACAATCCCGATTCGCGAACTTCCTAACTTGCTTGTTACACCTCTTGGAAAAGAAATGGACGATGCTTATTTAAAAGCGCTTCAAAAAGTTGTTTTCCGGCGTGACCTGCTGGCGGATTATGGGAGTGAACTAACTGTTTGTTACACACCGCTACATGGTGCTGGAAAAGAACTTGTCATGCGAGGTCTTACCGAAAACGGCTTTTCTAATGTAGCAATTGTACCAGAGCAAAGTGAGCCAGATGGTAATTTTTCAACTGTTGTTTCGCCAAATCCGGAAGAAGTAAATAGTTTCGAACTTGCTAAAAAACAAGCCAAGAACATCCACGCTGACATTATTTTAGCAACCGATCCTGATGCAGATCGTCTCGGAGTAGCAGTTTTAACGAAAAATGGCGAGTACCAAATTTTGACTGGAAATCAGTTAGGCGCATTGTTACTTGATTATATTTTAGCAGCGAAACCCAATTTAACATCAGAAGATACGATGATTAATACGATTGTAACCGGAGACTTGGGCGGGAAAATTGCGACTGAACACGGCATCAACCATATCCAAACGCTGACTGGCTTTAAATTCATTGGTGAAAAAATCGCGGAGATGGAACAAGGAAAAGCTCAGTTTGTCTTCGGTTATGAAGAAAGTTATGGCTATTTAATCGCGCCATTTGTTCGTGATAAAGATGCAGTCCAAGCGGCGTTACTCGTGTCGGAAATGGCTCTTTATTATAAAAAAGAAGGCACTACCTTGCTTCGGAAATTGACTCGTTTATATGAAAAATATGGATACTACGAAGAAATATTGCATACAATAACACTCGAAAGTGCTAACGGGAAAGAACAGATGATCCAAGTAATGGAAATGTTACGTAAGCAGCCGATGTTTATTCCGGAGATAAGCAGAGTGGAGGATTTCGAGGCAAGCGAACGCGTTAATCTTACAAACGGAAAAGTATCGCCAATCAATTTGCCAAAAGAAAATGTTTTAAAATTCTATTTAAAAAACAATTCTTGGTTTGCGATTCGCCCATCAGGAACAGAACCAAAATGCAAGATTTATTTCCAAAGCACAGGTGAAACGAAAGAAATCGCCGAAAAAATAATGAATGACTTGAAAAAAGATGTTTTAACTTTATGGGATTAATAAATAGCTGAAAATCATATTCTCGTGATTTTCAGCTATTTTGAAAAGAGAAAGTAGTTGAAAAAACCTAAAAGCCACTGATAATCGTACAATTAAGAAATAAATAGGTTTTTTATTCGATAATAACGTTCAATTATAAGCTTTTGACGTTGAAAAGAAAAGATTAGTATGTTATGATGATAGATGGAAGTTTATTAGGTTTAAATTTAGCCTAGTGATTAATGAGGGCTTTTTTATTTGATGCGTTAGAACTGCTATAATGGCAGAGAAAAATTCTGATGCCGTGAATCATTTTGCTTGGTGCGCCCAGGCTTTTCTATTGCAGAAAAATGAAAATGAAAGATAGCAGTTTTCATAAAAACAACTGCAAATGAACAGACAAACAATCGTAATAAGCGTATTGTGATGAATTATAAAAGTAGCTCTCCTACCAAACTTTAAACAGGTAAAGGAGAAATGACATTGACAAAATTTTCGGAGTTCGGACTGGACGAAAAAATTGTAAAATCAGTAAATCGGATGGGGTTTGAAGAAGCAACGCCAATCCAAGAAAAAACAATTCCACTAGGATTAGCAGGTAAAGACTTAATCGGACAAGCACAAACAGGTACTGGTAAAACAGCCGCTTTTGGTCTACCAATGATTCACAAAATTGACCAAAAAAGTAATAACGTACAAGCTTTAATTATCGCTCCAACACGGGAACTTGCAATCCAAGTTTCAGAAGAGCTTTATAAACTCAGCTATGACAAACATGTACGTGTGCTAGCGGTTTATGGTGGTAGTGATATCAGCCGTCAAATCCGTTCACTTAAGAAAAACCCACAAATCGTAGTTGGTACGCCAGGACGTATTTTGGATCATATTAACCGTCGCACACTGAAACTAGACAACGTGGAAACACTTGTACTAGATGAAGCAGACGAAATGCTAAACATGGGCTTCATTGACGATATCGAAACTATTCTTAAAGAAGTACCAGCAGAACGTCAAACTTTACTATTTTCTGCAACAATGCCTGATCCAATTCGCCGTATTGGTGAACGTTTCATGCATAGCCCAGAACTTATTCGTATTAAAGCGAAAGAAATGACTGCACTATTAATCGAACAATTCTTCGTAAAAGTGCACGAAAAAGAAAAATTTGACGTATTATCGCGTTTGCTAGACGTACAAGCACCAGAACTTGCTATTGTTTTTGGTCGTACAAAACGTCGTGTAGATGAATTATCTCGTGCGCTTGATATGCGTGGTTACGTGGCTGAAGGTATCCACGGTGACTTAACGCAAGCAAAACGTATGAGCGTACTGCGCAAATTTAAAGAGGGGAAAATTGATGTTCTAGTTGCAACAGACGTAGCAGCACGTGGACTTGATATTTCCGGCGTAACTCACGTATATAACTATGACATTCCTCAAGATCCAGAAAGCTATGTTCACCGTATTGGTCGTACTGGTCGTGCTGGTAAAGAAGGTATGGCAATTACATTCGTACAACCTCGTGAAATGGGTTACCTGCGTATCGTAGAAGAAACTACGAAAAAACGTATGCAGCCACTTCAAGCTCCTACTTGGGACGAAGCTTTTGCAGGCCAATTACGTGTAGCAACAGAAAAAATTCAAGAAGCAATTACAGAAGAAAATCTTGCCGATTACAAAACTTTTGCTAATGAATTATTAGAAAAATATGATGCAACAGACATCGCAGCTGCAATGCTTAAAATGCTAGCTAAAGAACCAGACAAAACACCAGTTCATATTACCGAAGAGCGTCCATTACCATCTCGTGGTGGTGGCGGCTACAAAGGTAAAGGTGGAAATGGTAAAGGCGGCAAAGGTGGCGGCGGCTATCGCGGCGGAAGCGGTAAAGGCGGAAGCTATCGCGATCGTAACAACAGTGGAAAAGGTCGTCGTAGCGGCGGCGGTTCCGGTGGTGGAAACGGTTCTGGCGGCGGAAATCGTGATCGTCGTGGAAACGGCGAACAACGTCCAAGTGGTGGCGGAAACAAAGGAAGCTACTCACAAAAATCTAAATAAAATCATACTACAAAGCGGTTACCATTTGGTAGCCGCTTTTTTGATGTTATTATACGGAACTTCATTGTATAGTAAGAAAAACATCATTTACATTGACCTCCATCTATGAGAAAATAGCTTGTTGGCAAATTTTTGCTGCCACACGTGGTTCATTCATACCATCCCACGTAAAAAAACTAGGAGGAATAATAATGAAAATGAAAATATTAACGGTGAATGCCATTATTGCTGCACTTTATGTGGTGCTTGGTATGGTTGTTGCACCAATTGGTTTTATGGCATTACAGTTTCGTTTGCCAGAAATTTTTAACCACCTGATTGTCTTTAATAAAAAGTATTTTTGGGGAATTATTCTTGGCGTGTTTATTACCAATTTGTTCTTTTCCGGGTTGGGTTGGATCGATTTGGTTTTCGGCGTAGCTCAATCTGCCATTTCACTTTTACTAATGATTGGAATTTCTAAATACGTAAAAGGAATTATCCCACGAATGATTATTAACACGATTCTTTTCTCCATAACAATGGCAATTATTGCTTGGGAGTTAGTTATTGTCTTTGATTTACCATTCTTAATTACTTGGGCGACAACAGCTCTAAGCGAATTTATAGTAATGGGTATCGGAATTCCACTGATGTATCTATTAAATAAACGACTAAATTTCAAAAAAATGATTGATTAGAAAACAACAAGTCTGAGGTCAACTTAGGCTTTTTTATTTTGCCAAAAAATGAATAATTTCGGAAATTAATTCATCCAACTGCTGATTTGTATACTTGTGCTGATTGAAGCTAATTTCTAAGCCTAGATTTAAAATCATCCTCGCCAAATAATTGGGAACAAAAAGATTGTCTGAAAAAGTAATTTCCTTTAATAAACAAATTCTGAGGATATCTCCAGCGATTACATCTAAAAAAATCGATTCAGCCTTGCTCCAAGCGGTTTGTTATACAAAAATGAATGGAAATTTTTATTAAATGAACTAGATGAAGAGCATATTATTTACGCGCTAGACTATCTTTTTGTGAAACCTGAAAATGCAGGAACTTTTTTAGACAGTTTAGATTTAAGTGATGCAAATAAAGCAAAAATTGCCTATAAAAATGCTGAAAAACTATTACCTTTATAAAAGGTGGAATTTATATGTCATTAACTAAAGATCAAAAGATAGCAACTAAACAAGAACTGGCTGAAAATCTAGCTTTAACTAATTTAACAATTGCAGAAATTGCCGCGGACCTAAACACTAGTGAAGCAAAAATCGAGCGTATCTTAAACTTAAAACAAAACTCTTTAAATGATGGCTGGATTTTTCGTAATTACCTGCTTAAAAAAGTAGCAGAAAAAGGCCTCACACCAGTTCCTCCTTTAACTTTTTCTTTTCATGTTGGACTCTTTTTTTCAAATCCGCTTCTTTATACTGTCCATTCGAGTATAGCCATTCCATTTCTGTCACTACGAAAAGTGGTCTAAGTTTTGATAATACGAAATAAAAGATGAAGATTAGTATTTGTCAATAACGGATTTGTAAAGGTGTTTCTAGACGACCATGATTTTGATATATTGTCACAAATAAACAATGAAACTGTGTAATTAGGTTAATCTAAAGATGAGAATTATTGTTATAATAATTAGGGTTTAGGACATCCAAAGGAAACTGGCTGTTGGAAGCTGGATATGGTAACTAGTTTAGTATTGTTTTGAAAGAGTTCAACCCGTAAACATTGAAAATATTCTGAAAAAAATAAAAGCAAAAGAAAATATTGCTACAAAACTTGCATGGATAGAGAATAACAAAGACAATTTTATTTCATTTGCTTTAGAAGCAGAAGATTTTCTAGATAATTTTAATGATTTTGTAAGTAAAGACATAATTAAAAAAGGAAAATGTAAACTACCAGATGGTATGATTTTAATGGAAACCATCGATGCTAAAACAATAAAAGAAAGCATTTTTATTAGTAGTGTATATTTTTATGGCGAAGAGACTTTCGAGATTAATTTAGTAACTTCACCTGATTATTTTGGTAGGCATGCATTAAGCATAGAAACTTTAGGTGATGGATATGAAATGGAATTTACTGGAATGAATGGATAATGACCGAAAATGATTTACTTTATGCTCACTTAGCAAAGGGTAGGGGTTCATTTAATTGGTGGAAGTATAATACAAATTTGCTAAGGCATATTAAAAGGAGATCTAAGTATAATGGGAATGATATCAGAATTATTTGAAAATCGGTTAGCGCTTTTTACTTTTAATCAAGACACGATTCATAATGTAGTGCTTGCAATTGTATATTTAAGATTAATAAGTATCCCCTTACAATCAATTTACTATCGAAATAGAGCCGAGGAAGGCTCTAGGGAGGTAATGACTGAGGGGAAACGTAAAAAGACTATGGTTGTTGGACTTATAACTAATTTTTTGCTAGGATCTTTATTATTGCTGTGTCTTCAACCTAGTAATTTGGAAAGTTGGTTGTTCACTGGATGGACTTCAGCTACTATCATACTATTAGCAATTTATGGAATCATTTTTTTATCGATTTTTCTAACTATTTTCTTTTGGTTTAAAGGGAAAAATAAATCCTTTATACAATTATTATCAATGGTAATTTATTTGTTAGTGATAGAATTTATCTTTTTTTCAGTAGTTTTATGGATTATAAGTAATATACTAGCACCATCAAGTTATTCTATGGATTCCCGAGTCAATGTTTCTGACATAGACGGAAAACTAGTAGCTATTTCTCAAATAGAAAAAGATACAATAACTGGTCGAGAACATGGGTTTACTTACATATCAAGAGCAGTGGCAATTAGTTCAGTAGATTTACATTCTGGTAAAAAGATATGGAGTAAGCAAGTTGGGAATGCAACAAATTATATTGGACCTACAACCAATGGTTTACTTGTTATAAACAGAAACAAAGAAAAATTATACTTTTTAGATCCAGCAACTGGAGATGTGTCCATGACAGAAGCTGAATTAATAAAGAAGTTTCCTGTATTAGCCAATAATATGAGTTATGATAAAACAGATTTTGTGCTAGTTAATCCTAATACTTTATATTTTTATGGTTTAGATGGATTTTATTATAAGATGGATTTTGCGACCAATAAAATTACCGAAAAAATAGCATATAAAGATTTCATACATGGAACAAATAAATCAACTATAAATGAAGAAAATTCGACTACTGAAAAAATCAACCAACTTTATCCAGAGTTGATGGAAGTTATCATAGGCAATACTGATGTTGGAGAAGATAGGGTGCTGGTTACTTATGAAGCAGCACGCAATAGTACCAATAAAACACTAGCAATTATTTCATTAAAAGAGCATAAAGTATTTTGGAAATTAGATTTGGTAAATGAACTCGATGGTTTTGGCGACAATGAAAATTACGCAAGTTCAGCTTTCTATGCAAAAGGTGACTTTGTTTATACTTGGGATGGACGTTATCAGTACAAAATTAAAAAAGAAAATGGGCAAGTAATTTATCAATACGATTATAAAACAGAGAGTAAAATTAAATAAAGAATGTCGCTTACTTGGATTAATAATTCTCCAATTTTAGAAAACGAAAAACGTGAGTCGAAAATCACGAGTTAACCTTTATTGTTCTTGCAAGCTCATCTCATTGAGTAGACTGGTAATATTTCAATTATGAATCATTGTATTGTGAATTTTTTGGAAATGCAAAGGAGCTAACTAAATGATTTTGACACATGAGCAGTGTGAGGCAAAAAAGGATAGAATAAGATATATTGTATGTGAAAAAAATCCAATTATATAATACACGTTTTTTTAGTAATATAACGATAAGCACAAAAATATATAGTCAGTTATAAAATTTTAAAACGGTTTGGCAATTTAATAGTTTCTTATGAATAATCAAGTACTGTAGGAGAAGACATTTTATGTTTTCTCTTTTTAAATTCTACTTAATGATTAGATATAACTTAATGTATACAATTCCTTAGTTACAGAATATTCTACAAACCTTTTGGGGAAGGCCATTATTATAAGTTCTAAAAATATTTCTTCATATTTTTAGAACAATTGATATTACTTATGTATTAGAGGTTAATTGTTCACAAAGAAGTAGTGAAAACGTATTAATAATACATTAAAGAGATAATTTACCTGCTAATATTGTAGAAGATAGTGGAGAAAAGTGGGCTTTTATATTTTCTTTTTTGTTCCAAGGAAGTCGAAAGGAGAACCTACCCTTCCGAATAATCTAGTGGAATTTCTATCACATTTGACCTGGTTTTATAACTATCTTTTAACAAAAATTCAAATTTTTAAAAAGAGGTGTTGCCTAAAAATATTGTTTTAAGAGTAATTTATAGATGAAATAAGTAATTAAACAAACTAATAATTAAAGAATGAGAGGTTATACTTCTGTTGAAGAAGTAACCTAAGTTGATATTTACAGTATGGATTATAATTGTAGTATACGGAATTAAAAGTAAGGTATCTACACTTTTGAGAAATAAATAAGCCTACATAAATAGAAGATAAAGTAAGCGGTGGCTATATAAATGATAAAATAAAATCAGAAGGGATGAAGGTTTTATCATAACTAAAAACCAATTGTTCATCAATTGTACATATATTTTTAATAATGAGTTGTAAATTACACAATGCAACTAAATTTTTTCAGCTAAAATCTAAGTATACTATTAAAGGAGTGTTTTTATGACGAATAGAACAAAGAGGAATAGCCTAAAAAAACTAGGACTAATGTTTCTCAGTATTATTTTATTTTTAAATGTCACAGTACAAACAAGTAATGTAAAAGCCGCAACAAGTTACGGATCAGATTTTTTGAAAACAGTTGAACTACAAGATACGGATGGTAACGAATCAACCGATTTTGGTTACCGTGATGATATAAAGGTTCATTATACTTGGGAAATACCTAATTCAGTTGATGTGAAAGCTGGGGATACGATGGATTTTACTTTACCATCGGACTTAGTATTGAGAACTAATTTACAATTCGACTTGAAAACTGATAATGGAGATGTTGTAGGTACTGTAGTTGCGATAAGAGATACTGGAAAAGTAACGATAACATTTTCTGATTACGTGGAAAACAATTCTGATATTAAGGGATCACTTGATTTTTGGGCTGGATTTAATTTCGATACTGTATCTGCAGAGGGAGATGATTCACTATCCCTAGATTTCCCATTAGGTGGAGGATCAGATGAAATTGTAGTGGTTGTAGACCCACTTATTGAAATTAATCCAAATGAAACAGCGCATAAGTATGGCTATGTGGATAGTCAAAACCCAGAACTTATTCACTGGTCGGTTAGGGTGAATTATGCAAAAACAAATATTGAAAATGCTGTTTATGAAGACTTTATCGGACCTGATCAAGTTTTAAACTTTGACTCAGTAAGAGCTTATCATGGGGATATTCTACCTGATAATACATTTATCAACAGTGGAAATCAAGTTCCGGCTTCCAATTTTGTCCAAACAGACCGTGGATTCAAAGTAACTTTAGGTGATTTAACGGATACAGTGAAAATTACCTATACTACCACGGCAACAGATGGAGGGACATCGGATAGTTACTCAAATTCTGGTGTGCTAACAGGTGATAATTATACAACAAAAGAAATCACCAACAAAACACCTTTCTTTGGTGGAAATGGTGATGGTGATGGAACAAATGGCTCAGTAGTTTTAACTAAAACAGATGATTCGGCACAAAAAAATCCTCTAGAAGGAGCCGAATTCCAATTAGTGAACTCAACTGGAGATACTATACAAGAGGGACTCACAACTGATTCTGATGGAAAAATAACTATATCGCAGTTGAAGTATGGTACTTATCAACTAGTAGAAACAAAAGCGCCAGCAGGATATGAACTAGATAGCACACCAGTACAATTTACCGTTGATGCAGATAATCAATCTGTTTTGGTTACAAAAGAAAATTCAACCATTAAAGGCTCTGTAACATTAACTAAAACAGATAGTGAAACAGGAACAGTATTATCAGGAGCAGAGTTTGAATTACAAAATGCATCAGGAGAAACATTACAAACAGGATTGACAACGAATGAAGAAGGCGTGTTAACTATAGCTGACCTAGAACTAGGAGATTATCAACTAGTAGAAACAAAAGCGCCGGCAGGATATGAATTAGATAGCACACCAGTAGCATTTACAATTAGTGAAGATAATACTGACGTGACTGTCACAAAAGAAAATTCAACAATTAAAGGCTCCGCGACATTAACAAAAACAGATAGTGTAACAGGAGAAGTACTAGCAGGAGCAGAGTTTGAGTTACAAAATGCATCAGGAGAAACCATACAAACAGGACTTACAACAAATGAAGAGGGAGTATTAACGGTAGCTGACCTAGAACTAGGAGATTATCAACTAGTAGAAACAAAAGCGCCGGCAGGATATGAATTAGATAGCACACCAGTAGCATTTACAATTAGTGAAGATAATACAGATGTATCTGTTACAAAAGAAAACACGAAAATACCTGCAATACCGAATGATCCGTTAACACCTGAAGAACCAGTAACACCTGAAGAACCAGTAACTCCTTTAACAGTATTACCTGAGGCATCAGTACCAAATAAAGTTATAAAAGAAGAAAGTATTATGACAAAACTACCAAAAACAGGGGATACACCGCTTTACAATGGTTTAGGATTACTATTAGTAGCACTTTCTACAGGTAGCTTAGTTCTATTTAGGAAAAAATAGTATGTGAAATCTCCAAATGATTTCGGATATATGGAGCATGAATCCAACTACTTTTATTAATCATGTAATTGTAACAAAAAACAAAATAAATCATTCCTTGTCAAGTAGACATGGGGAATAAAAATTATTTTAAGCTCCTAGCTTTCTAGGAGCTTTTTTGTGCAGTTTTTCTCGATGAATCGCCTCTTCAAGGCTGTCCATGACGAGAGAATCTTTCAATTGAGGAAAAAGATGGTTCAGCAAGTGCAGTGTTTTCAATTTCAAGAGACAAGGCATATATTGTAAAAATTTATAGTAGCCTGAGTGATATACCTAAATAAGCACATGCTCTTTTAACAGGCATTGGACAGGTTACGTTTAATATAGTCAAAAACTACCTGTGGTTTTGCTTGAGAAAAATTTGGAACTTTTTTAGGAGAGCCAACGCCTCCTTCAGTCGGCGATATTCTTTTTCTAAACGCTTGTTTTCTTTTTGTGCAGCAAATTCACGGCTTCCTCTTCCAGAAAAAGCTCGTTCTACATATTGTTCATACTCAGCTCCCCAGCGATAAAGTGTATTTTCATGCGCTTCTAGTTGTTTAGAAACAAATCTTACAGAATGCTTATCTATCAAGATAAGACTAAGCAACCTATCGTTTAAATTCTATGGAGTAGTTTTTTCGTTGTAGGAAAGTGTCTTTTCTCAAATCCACGTATTTTTAGTGTCCACTTTAGCATAACCTTTCCAGTTTTTTTAAAAGACCAACAACGATGGAATATTGTGTATTCAGTGCGTATGATTGGGGTATACTCAAAGTAGACACAATGGGTTATTACAAATACAGCGTTTCTTTTGTATAATTAGGATGTATATTAATTAGCTTGAAAAAGAGGTGGTTTTATCAATGATAATAGCCTACGCACGTGTGAGTTCTACTGATCATAATTTAGATCGACAAATGGAAGAATTTAAGAGACATGGAGCTGAAAAAATATTTGTCGAGAAGAAATCTGGTGCGAATGTCATTAATCGAGAGGAATTTAATCGAGCATTAAATTTTGCGCATGAAGATGATTTTTTCATGGTAGAAGCCATTGACCAGTTGGGGAGAAATTATACAGAAATCGTGCAGACAGTAAATTTTCTTAAAGAGAAAAATGTTGGCTTATTGGTCACTAGTGTATCTTTGTTAAGTGAGCCATTGGCAGACCCCTTATTGGATAAATTTGTAAAGGATTTAATTCTTCAGTTATTAGCTATGATTGCTGAAAGAGAAAGAACTGAGAGTAAAAGAAGACAGGCGCAAGGGATAGCAATTGCAAAAGAAAAAGGAGTGTACAAAGGGAGACCGAAGCTTTATACTGCAAATGCAAAAGACCCACAAAAACAAGCAGTTTATCATCAAATTGTTCGAATGTTAAATGATGAGCTATCTATAAAAGCGATTGCAGAAAAAAATAAAGTGACACGGATGACAGTATATCGAATAAAAAAAGAGTTGGACTCGAATCTTTCAAGTGGGTTGATTGATTCATAAGTTCTAACGAATAGAAAAAATTAGAAGAATGCTTAATTGTAGATTATTTTTTTCATCACCATGATTTATTTAATCTGGATGCAACAATATCAAGCCATGAAAGATATGCTTGTACTTTCAGGGATTTTTGTTTGCTTTGAAATGGTAGCTGGTTTATCACAAATTTTCACAGCATTATTTGTGGATAAGAAAAGTCCGGATAGGCGAAGGAAGAAAGAATAAACTATTCTAAGTTTTATGAAACTACTCATTAGTAAATTTTATTTTTCAAAAGGCTCTCACTTGATATAGAAAATAATGGCATTAACTAACCAATTCTCCCATTATTTTAACTAAAGTTTTCAGTTAGTATTCATAATTTTTTCAATAATGCTATAATTAAAAATAGAAACATTTCCTATAGAATAAAAGAAAAATAAAGATTATGAGAGGGGAAGATTTTGTGGTACTTGGCGGAAATCAAGTCCTTTCAGACGGGAGTACACTGGCTACATAAAAGGGCTGTTATAAAGCAGCGAAAAAGAAATGCTATTGTTGGGTCAATTTCAAACAGCAGAAGCAGCATTAGTAGAAGCTAAAAAACAGTATGGCTATTTTTTCGTTTTGTTCTTTGCGCTGACTGTGGTAAAGAGGAGTGGAGTTAAATTACTATATATTTGAATGAAGGAGGTTATACTTATATAGTAACGAAATAAATAATGCTACTAAATAGTAAGGATAAAAGGAGTGTATGTAAATGAAGGGAAAGAAAATAGTAAAAAGCACTGCGGCCATATTTCTAGTTTTAATGACAATTATTCCATTAAATATGCATCGCTTACAAGTGAATGCGGTTTCTGCACCAATAAAAGTAAAGATTCAAGCGGATGATACTAAAGTTTCATTGATAAATGGGAGTTTTGAAGAACCAGTTGTCCCTTCAAATCGAATGTCCATGATTTTTGATTCGTCTTCTGTTCCAGGATGGGAAACTACAGATAGTCAGAATAGAATTGAAATTCAAAAAAATGGCTTTTTGGAGTCTACAACTAGGCAAATAATGTATGCGCAAAGTGGAAATCAGTGGGCAGAACTAAATGCTTACGAAAATTCTGCGCTTTATCAAGATGTGCCAACGACACCGGGCACGACAGTGCATTGGCAAGTTTATCATAAAGGACGTCAAGGAGTAGACGTTGCACTAGTAGAATTTGGTAGCCCAGGAGGAGTATTAACTGAACAAAGTCAGATGTCAGATGGAGACACTGATTGGGGACTTTACAAAGGAACCTATGTTATTCCAGAGGGGCAAACGACTACTCGTTTTCAGTT
The nucleotide sequence above comes from Listeria ivanovii subsp. londoniensis. Encoded proteins:
- a CDS encoding SpaA isopeptide-forming pilin-related protein; translation: MTNRTKRNSLKKLGLMFLSIILFLNVTVQTSNVKAATSYGSDFLKTVELQDTDGNESTDFGYRDDIKVHYTWEIPNSVDVKAGDTMDFTLPSDLVLRTNLQFDLKTDNGDVVGTVVAIRDTGKVTITFSDYVENNSDIKGSLDFWAGFNFDTVSAEGDDSLSLDFPLGGGSDEIVVVVDPLIEINPNETAHKYGYVDSQNPELIHWSVRVNYAKTNIENAVYEDFIGPDQVLNFDSVRAYHGDILPDNTFINSGNQVPASNFVQTDRGFKVTLGDLTDTVKITYTTTATDGGTSDSYSNSGVLTGDNYTTKEITNKTPFFGGNGDGDGTNGSVVLTKTDDSAQKNPLEGAEFQLVNSTGDTIQEGLTTDSDGKITISQLKYGTYQLVETKAPAGYELDSTPVQFTVDADNQSVLVTKENSTIKGSVTLTKTDSETGTVLSGAEFELQNASGETLQTGLTTNEEGVLTIADLELGDYQLVETKAPAGYELDSTPVAFTISEDNTDVTVTKENSTIKGSATLTKTDSVTGEVLAGAEFELQNASGETIQTGLTTNEEGVLTVADLELGDYQLVETKAPAGYELDSTPVAFTISEDNTDVSVTKENTKIPAIPNDPLTPEEPVTPEEPVTPLTVLPEASVPNKVIKEESIMTKLPKTGDTPLYNGLGLLLVALSTGSLVLFRKK
- a CDS encoding transposase — its product is MIDKHSVRFVSKQLEAHENTLYRWGAEYEQYVERAFSGRGSREFAAQKENKRLEKEYRRLKEALALLKKFQIFLKQNHR
- a CDS encoding recombinase family protein translates to MIIAYARVSSTDHNLDRQMEEFKRHGAEKIFVEKKSGANVINREEFNRALNFAHEDDFFMVEAIDQLGRNYTEIVQTVNFLKEKNVGLLVTSVSLLSEPLADPLLDKFVKDLILQLLAMIAERERTESKRRQAQGIAIAKEKGVYKGRPKLYTANAKDPQKQAVYHQIVRMLNDELSIKAIAEKNKVTRMTVYRIKKELDSNLSSGLIDS